Proteins from a single region of Belliella baltica DSM 15883:
- a CDS encoding GxxExxY protein: MSQKKEKRHKAHQSSQIQKKIMFPLSLDTEDLAHTTIGCAIEVHRNLGPGLLESTYQKCLKYELGKVGLLVEEEVLLPLKYKEIELEKAYRIDMIIENRLIIENKTVEKITDVHKAQLLTYLKLTENKLGLIINWKSKILKGNIKRVIL; this comes from the coding sequence GTGTCCCAAAAAAAAGAAAAGCGCCACAAAGCTCACCAATCTTCACAAATTCAAAAAAAAATCATGTTTCCTTTATCTCTAGATACCGAAGACCTTGCACATACCACTATTGGTTGCGCAATTGAAGTTCATAGAAATTTAGGTCCAGGATTATTGGAGTCAACTTATCAAAAATGTCTTAAATACGAATTAGGTAAAGTTGGACTTCTGGTTGAAGAAGAAGTATTACTGCCTTTAAAATATAAAGAAATTGAACTTGAAAAAGCATATCGAATTGATATGATCATTGAAAATAGGTTGATCATTGAAAATAAGACAGTAGAAAAAATAACCGATGTGCATAAAGCTCAACTTTTAACATATTTAAAGCTTACAGAAAACAAACTGGGTTTGATTATTAATTGGAAGTCCAAAATTTTAAAAGGTAACATCAAAAGAGTAATCCTATAA